In the Flavobacterium sp. 90 genome, AAATTGTAAAGGTTACTTATTTCGGTAACGGATTTATCATTTCGATTGGTTTCTTTCCATCAATACCTTGATGTGGTCTTTCATGATTATAATAATATAGATATTGCAATAATTCTTCTTTTAATTCTTCATGAGAATCAAAATCTGTATCTCTCAATAAATCATCTTCCAGAGTTCTCCAAAAGCGTTCAACTTTACCATTGGTTTGTGGTCTGTATGGTTTTGTATACCTGTGCACAATTCCTAGTTCCATTAGCATTCTCTCAAAAGGATGATTGTTTTTTACTTTGCTTGTTTTAGGTCCAAATTCAGCTCCATTATCAGATAATATCTCTTCAAATTTTATTTCATAATGATCACTTAGGATGTTTAAACATTTCAATGCCGCAAACATAACTGTTAAACTGGTGATATCAGAAACTAATTCAGCCCAGGCAATTCGACTGTAATCATCTATTACACAAACTAAATAGCGATTTTTATTTTCCCCTTTAATTATACTTTTGCTCAAATAATGACAATCAATATGACCAAGTTGTCCCATTCTTTCCTTGATTATTTTTTGATGATTCTTTTTAATCTTCGGAGTTAATCTATTTATTTTATTGCGTTTTAAAATATTATAAACTCCAGAATATGATGGTGTATGCTTTCCTAATTTGGGTCTTAAGATACTAACAATTTCATATTTGTTGTTTCCTTTTTCTCGTAATTCAATTACTTTTTGCTCTATAAAAGGCAAAGGACGTCTGGTTTTATATTTAGGCCCTCTTTTTTGGGGTAATAAATCAATGGATTTCCCACTTTGTTTAAAGCGATTATAATACTTTAAAAAACTCTTTCGGCACGTATTATTTGCTGCATAAAAATCCAGTGCTTTTTTATACAAAGGATGAGTTTTATTTTTTACCTGTTCATATTCTTTTATTAAAAAACGATACTTCTCTAAATAGTTCCGCTCTAAAGTGGAATCCTGACTATTATTTCTCATTGTAACAAAATTTATTAAAGTTAAATTTTGTTACCGAAATATCTAACATCTACAGAAATGACAAGATTGTGTTTAATTATATAAAATAGAAAACCCGATAACTGTGAAGCTATCGGGTTTTTATATTTAAAAGTCTTTTAGTTATTGAACTTTTACAGTCCATCCAAAAGTATCTTCAGAAAGTTTGTTTTGAAGACTAGTTAATTTTTCTTTTAAAAGAGCACCATAAGTATTCTCAATTGGAGCCATTTCATAATAAACATCCTGGTAAGAGAATCCTTTGATTACGCTGATAACTGCAGCAGTTCCTGCACCAAAAATTTCTTTTAAAGATCCGTTTTTAGCCGCTTCTACTAATTCTGAAACAATAACAGGACGAACTTCAACTTTAAGACCTTCTTTTTCTGCCATTTCAATTAAACTTTTTCTGGTAATACCATCCAAAATTCTTTCACTTGTTGGAGCTGTTAATAAAGTATCGTTAATTCTGAAGAAAACATTCATAGTTCCAGCTTCTTCCAGTTTAGTATGCGTTGCATCATCAGTCCAGATTATTTGTTGGAAACCGTCTTTGTTTGCTAAGTCAGTTGGGTAAAACTGTGCAGCATAGTTTCCGGCAGCTTTTGCAGCACCAATTCCACCATTTGCAGCTCTACTATAATGTTCAGCAATAATAACTTTTACTTCACCTGAATAATACGATTTTGCAGGAGAAAGTAAAATCATGAATTTATATTCGTCAGAAGGATTTGCAATAACTCCGGCTCCGGTTGCGATCATAAAAGGACGGATGTACATACTAGCTCCGTTTCCTCTTTGAATCCATTCCTGATCAATTTTTAATAATTCGTTCAAACCATCCATAAAAACACTTTCCGGAACTTCTGGCATTGCCATACGAACTGCAGAATTGTTAAAACGTTTGTAGTTTTCATCTGGTCTAAACAACCAAACATCATTATTATCATCCTTATAAGCTTTCATTCCTTCAAAAATAGCTTGCCCGTAATGAAAGACTTTTGAAGAAGGATCCATTAAAATTGGAGCATAAGGCTTAATGACAGGATTTTGCCACTCTCCATTTTTAAAATCACATTCGAATAAATGGTCTGTAAAAACAGCACCAAAGCTTAAGTTTTCAAAGTCTACTTCGCTTATTTTTGACGAAGTTGCTTTTCTGATTTCAATTTTGCTTGCTTGAGTTGTACTCATAATAATGTTAGTTTTGTGTGTAATTTTCATTTCAATAGATTGAATCTAAAGCAATGATCAGGTATGAATAGTATTTACTGAATGCAAAATTAAGTAAAAATATATAATTTACTTAGTAAAACTGCATTATTTAGAGCCTTTAACTGAGATTTGTTTATCTTATAATAAAGTCAAAAAAAACGTTCGGTTTTATAAAGAATTTATGAAAAAAGTACGGATTTTTAAGGCTTTACGCATTTGTTTTGATTAATTTTGACTCGAAAAATGGCTTAAAATCGTACAAAAATGTACTACAAATTTATAAATAGTGGAAAGAGAGATAATTAAAACGCTGGATGGGTCAACAACAATTCATTTGAAGGAATGGGACGAATGTTATCATTCTAAACATGGAGCAATTCAGGAAGCAAAACATGTATTTATAAAAAACGGACTTTCCTTATTTGAAAATAATCCGGTGAGTATTCTTGAAATTGGTTTTGGAACAGGATTGAATGCTTTTATTACTTTTTTAGAATCAGAACAAAAACAACAACAAATAGATTATGTTGGAGTAGAAGCGTATCCAGTAAATGCTGAAGAAGTTTTGGCAATGAATTATGTTGCTGAATTGGAGGCATTGGAATTTGATAACATTTTTCAGAAAATGCATAAAAGTGAATGGAATGAAAAAACGCAAATTTGCAACCTTTTCTCGTTAACCAAAAGGAAACAATTTTTTGATGAAATCGACGATTTAGAAATTTTTGATTTGATTTACTTTGATGCCTTCGGATATCGCGTTCAACCGGAGTTGTGGAGTACTGAAATTTTCAGGAAAATGTACAATAGTTTAAAACCAAATGGAGTTTTGGTAACATACGCCGCTCGCGGAGTTGTTAAAAGAAGTATGATTGAAGTTGGTTTTACTGTCGAAAAATTGGCAGGTCCTCCGGGGAAACGAGAGATGTTTCGAGCGTTTAAAAAGGTTTAAATGAGTTGTTTAGAACGATTCTATATTGATTTATATTTATTAAGAAAACGTATTCGTTGCTAAAGTTTTTAAAAAAATAAGTTAAATTGAATGTATATGAATGATATTTGTTTAAATTTGTTGCGAGTTTAAAAATATAGATAACCCCCGAAAATCTTATTTTATTATGTCAAAAATGATGTTTGATTACACGAAATCAATACTTGAGAGAGTAAGTTTCGATCCGATACTTTTCTGCAAAGAGTTAGAAAAAGCTATCAAAACACTGTTACCGTACGAAATGGAACAATTGCAAGAATGGTTATTAAATTTCATTATTGAAAAACCAGAGTTAAAACAAAGTTTACTACTAATTAAAGTATAAAAAAAGGAGCCAATTTGGCTCCTTTTTTATTTTTATTTCTTTTGTAGCGGACTAATGATTTGAACGTTCTGAAAAACAATTGCTCCTTTTACAACTCCGGCGATTGTAGATCGTAATGCGTCAATGATTTGCATTTTTAATTCGCTCTTAGGGTAAATTAAACTTACCTCACGAGCAGGTTTTGGTTCCTTAAAGTTACGCAGTTTCAGTTTGTCGGACTCTTTTAAGTCTAAGGTGTGCAAGTACGGAAGTAACGTTGTGCCCAAACCTTCGTCGGCCAATTTTATAAGGGTTTCAAAGCTTCCACTTTGAATCTGAAAATTAGTCTGATCGATATCAGAACCGTTTTTGCATAAATTCAAAATTCCGTCTCTAAAACAATGTCCGTCTTGCAAAAGCAAAATTTCGTTGAGGTTTAGATCAGAAACTTCGATTTCTTCCTTAGAAAAACTTGCGTGATGTTCCGGTATATAAGCTACGAAAGGTTCAAAATATAAAACGATTTCCTTAATTTTTTCGTCTTCAAGAGGCGTTGCAGCAATTGCAGCATCAAGATGACCGTTTTTTAACTTCGTAATAATTTCATCCGTGTTTAGCTCTTCGATTAAGAGTTTTACTTTCGGATATTTTTTGATGAAATTATTCAAAAACATTGGTAAAAGC is a window encoding:
- a CDS encoding integrase core domain-containing protein, which translates into the protein MRNNSQDSTLERNYLEKYRFLIKEYEQVKNKTHPLYKKALDFYAANNTCRKSFLKYYNRFKQSGKSIDLLPQKRGPKYKTRRPLPFIEQKVIELREKGNNKYEIVSILRPKLGKHTPSYSGVYNILKRNKINRLTPKIKKNHQKIIKERMGQLGHIDCHYLSKSIIKGENKNRYLVCVIDDYSRIAWAELVSDITSLTVMFAALKCLNILSDHYEIKFEEILSDNGAEFGPKTSKVKNNHPFERMLMELGIVHRYTKPYRPQTNGKVERFWRTLEDDLLRDTDFDSHEELKEELLQYLYYYNHERPHQGIDGKKPIEMINPLPK
- a CDS encoding branched-chain amino acid aminotransferase, which translates into the protein MSTTQASKIEIRKATSSKISEVDFENLSFGAVFTDHLFECDFKNGEWQNPVIKPYAPILMDPSSKVFHYGQAIFEGMKAYKDDNNDVWLFRPDENYKRFNNSAVRMAMPEVPESVFMDGLNELLKIDQEWIQRGNGASMYIRPFMIATGAGVIANPSDEYKFMILLSPAKSYYSGEVKVIIAEHYSRAANGGIGAAKAAGNYAAQFYPTDLANKDGFQQIIWTDDATHTKLEEAGTMNVFFRINDTLLTAPTSERILDGITRKSLIEMAEKEGLKVEVRPVIVSELVEAAKNGSLKEIFGAGTAAVISVIKGFSYQDVYYEMAPIENTYGALLKEKLTSLQNKLSEDTFGWTVKVQ
- the mnmD gene encoding tRNA (5-methylaminomethyl-2-thiouridine)(34)-methyltransferase MnmD — translated: MEREIIKTLDGSTTIHLKEWDECYHSKHGAIQEAKHVFIKNGLSLFENNPVSILEIGFGTGLNAFITFLESEQKQQQIDYVGVEAYPVNAEEVLAMNYVAELEALEFDNIFQKMHKSEWNEKTQICNLFSLTKRKQFFDEIDDLEIFDLIYFDAFGYRVQPELWSTEIFRKMYNSLKPNGVLVTYAARGVVKRSMIEVGFTVEKLAGPPGKREMFRAFKKV
- a CDS encoding LysR substrate-binding domain-containing protein, whose amino-acid sequence is MTITQLQYVLAVAEHKNFTLAAEKCFVTQPTLSMQIQKIEEELNILIFDRSKKPIQLTDIGQKIVNQAKNIVNEADRIKDIVEQQKGFIGGEFRLGIIPTIMPTLLPMFLNNFIKKYPKVKLLIEELNTDEIITKLKNGHLDAAIAATPLEDEKIKEIVLYFEPFVAYIPEHHASFSKEEIEVSDLNLNEILLLQDGHCFRDGILNLCKNGSDIDQTNFQIQSGSFETLIKLADEGLGTTLLPYLHTLDLKESDKLKLRNFKEPKPAREVSLIYPKSELKMQIIDALRSTIAGVVKGAIVFQNVQIISPLQKK